A part of Bufo bufo chromosome 7, aBufBuf1.1, whole genome shotgun sequence genomic DNA contains:
- the LOC121008885 gene encoding uncharacterized protein LOC121008885 yields MHDHTSAKVDELVAQGETIDHHICHLYHLHDDIENRSRRNNERIRGLPESTKMEDLIPTLQGLFNTILERPVSEWMEIDRAHRTLAPINPDPSKPIVVNCHLHYFSVKEEIMRKARTFSTIDFDGATLTIMQDLSCFTLAQRRVLKPMLDLLRANNLLYTWGFPFQLVVRKNGQCIELRGPKDLPLFIAALDLPMIQLPDWYSLPPLPS; encoded by the exons ATGCACGATCATACATCTGCTAAAGTGGATGAATTGGTGGCCCAAGGGGAAACGATTGACCATCACATATGCCATCTATACCATCTTCATGATGATATTGAGAATCGTAGCAGGAGAAATAATGAAAGAATAAGAGGTCTTCCTGAATCTACTAAAATGGAGGACTTGATTCCAACACTCCAAGGCCTATTCAACACCATACTTGAGAGACCAGTTTCTGAGTGGATGGAAATCGACAGAGCCCATAGGACTCTGGCTCCCATCAACCCGGATCCCTCCAAGCCTATAGTTGTCAATTGCCATCTCCATTATTTCTCTGTGAAGGAGGAAATTATGCGCAAGGCCCGTACCTTTTCTACTATTGACTTTGATGGGGCTACCTTAACAATCATGCAAGATCTCTCATGTTTCACTTTGGCCCAGAGGAGAGTCCTTAAACCTATGTTAGATCTCCTCAGAgcaaacaaccttctctatacgtGGGGCTTTCc ATTCCAGCTAGTAGTCCGCAAGAACGGTCAATGTATTGAGTTGCGGGGTCCAAAGGATCTGCCATTGTTCATCGCAGCGTTGGACCTCCCCATGATTCAGCTCCCAGATTGGTATAGCTTACCTCCACTGCCTTCTTGA